TGAGTCAACTCTGCTGCATTCTCGGGGCCGGTGTGGCCCGCGAGGCGCCGGCCGTCCGGTGTTGTAGCGATAACCAGTCCGGTTTCCGGTTCGCCACTTCTGTTGTATTCGACTGTGGCGGTGACGATCTTGGCATTTCCGGTGTAGTCCGTGACCAGGTCCGGAGCCTGGGGTGAGAGGGTGTGGGCCTGTGGATCCCCGACATATCCGCGTTCGTGTGCGGACGCGGACAGCAGCACGGCATGTTGGTAGGTGAGAAATCCGCCGTTGCCGTGAACCAGGGCGAGTTGGTCGCCTGATCGGAGTCGGCGCGTCACTTCGGTCAGGGAATGGAGTGTGTAACTGTTGAGTGGTCCGCCGAAGAACGAGTGACCGCCCGTGACACTGGGGATGGTGTCACGGGATAATCCGAGTTCGTGAATCAGCAGCTTGGGCACGATCGGAAAGCAGCTGTATGCGTCCACGATGTCGAGGGACTCGGCGCTCACATCGGCGTTGGCGAGTGTGCGCTGCACAGTGTCCTGTAAGGCGTCGGAGCTGTGGAAGTTGTTTCTGTGCAATATATCCAGTGGATCAACCGCTCCGGCTCCACCCCACAGGTAGACAAGTCTGTCTTGGTCGACACCGAATTCGAGGGCTCGGGCCAGGGAGCAGATCACCACGGCAGCAGCCTGATTCACGAAGGGCATGGCGTTGAGCATCAAAGGATAAGGTTCGGACACCATCCGGTTGCCCGGTCCGACGGTGCTGATCTCTTCTGCAGTACGTACTTCCGCCGTCCATGCTGCCGAGTTCTTCGCGGCAACGGCGGAGAACTCGGAATACATCTGTGCCGACCAGGCCAGTGACGCGTCGGTGTCGTGGCCGATCGATGCGCTGAAACTGTTCTCGAACAGTGGGTAGACGCGAGTGGGGACGATGAATCCTGCGCGCTGCATCTCGGCGCCGCCCAGATCGGCGGGATCAAAGCCGGGAGGTCCGCCAGGTTCGGTGGCCCACCCGAGAGACTCGGGACTGACACCCGATTTTCGCAGTGCGGTTGTGGTGGCGTGTGATTCACCGCCGACCAGAAGTGCGACGGAAGACGTGCCGTCTGCAATGGCGGCGCCGATTCGATCGATCAGTGCGGCCGGCCAGTGTCCGCCGATCGGTGAGGTGACGGTGATCGCGGGTGTGGCGTCCAACCTGGCGGCCAGAAGTTCGGGGAGGTTGTCGTATGACCAACTGACAGTTTTGATCGCGTAGATCGTGTCGACGTGCTTGCCGAGCGAGGGTTCTCCGCTGTCCGCGAGGGCGGCAACTGTCGCGCTGTGGATCAAGTCGAGGGGTTCGAGGTGTCCGTCATCCGGACTCCATCGCAGATCGCTCACGCCGACGATGACGGGAATCCGTGACGCGTCAACCATCGTGTCCCTCTTTCAGCCAGTTCTCGTGTGTGCCCGACGTCGGGAGTTCCGCCACGATAGCGTTGCGATAAGTATGTGTAACTATGGGGTCACATTCAAGAACTTTCGATTTACTATTTAGGTATGCCTAACGAAAGTCCTATACTCATCTGCATGACAGCTGTTGCGGAGAGAATGTTGGTGCCAGTCGGGCCTCGGGTCATCGACGATCCGTATTCGATGACCACCGTGACATTGAAGTTGTCGCATCAGCGTCAGTGGTCAGCGCACCGCCATCCGGAACATGAGCTGATCTGGGGTAACTCGGGCGGAATGCTCACCGTTGTTGCCGATGACATCACGTGGGAGGTTCCTCCGTCGGCGGGGCTGTGGCTGCCGGCTGGAGTGCTGCACTCGGTCAAGGCTGGTCCGGGTACCGAATTCTTCTGCACGTACTTCCGCCCTGAGGCGCACGCAGCGCCCGCTACGGTGCCGGGCCTCTTCGGGGTCAGCGCTCTGCTGCGGGAGGTGCTGTTGCACATGCATCGTCGCAACATGCCGGACGAGGCGCGCAGTCGGGCAGAGCGAGTGGCGTTCGACATGCTGCAGCCGCTCGAGGTTGCCGCCGTCGAGGTTCCGATGCCGACGGATCCACGAGCACTGTTTGTCGCCCAGGCGTTGGTGGCCAATCCGGCAGATCAGCGGTCATTGTCCGAATGGGCTCTGACGGCGGGCGGGAGTGTCCGGACGTTGACGCGCGTCTTCACGCAGGGGACGGGAATGACCTTTGCCCAGTGGAGAATTCAG
The nucleotide sequence above comes from Rhodococcus sp. KBS0724. Encoded proteins:
- a CDS encoding acetyl-CoA acetyltransferase translates to MVDASRIPVIVGVSDLRWSPDDGHLEPLDLIHSATVAALADSGEPSLGKHVDTIYAIKTVSWSYDNLPELLAARLDATPAITVTSPIGGHWPAALIDRIGAAIADGTSSVALLVGGESHATTTALRKSGVSPESLGWATEPGGPPGFDPADLGGAEMQRAGFIVPTRVYPLFENSFSASIGHDTDASLAWSAQMYSEFSAVAAKNSAAWTAEVRTAEEISTVGPGNRMVSEPYPLMLNAMPFVNQAAAVVICSLARALEFGVDQDRLVYLWGGAGAVDPLDILHRNNFHSSDALQDTVQRTLANADVSAESLDIVDAYSCFPIVPKLLIHELGLSRDTIPSVTGGHSFFGGPLNSYTLHSLTEVTRRLRSGDQLALVHGNGGFLTYQHAVLLSASAHERGYVGDPQAHTLSPQAPDLVTDYTGNAKIVTATVEYNRSGEPETGLVIATTPDGRRLAGHTGPENAAELTQLSGTNPPAVGRHVHISDENGRLTLKF
- a CDS encoding helix-turn-helix transcriptional regulator — encoded protein: MTAVAERMLVPVGPRVIDDPYSMTTVTLKLSHQRQWSAHRHPEHELIWGNSGGMLTVVADDITWEVPPSAGLWLPAGVLHSVKAGPGTEFFCTYFRPEAHAAPATVPGLFGVSALLREVLLHMHRRNMPDEARSRAERVAFDMLQPLEVAAVEVPMPTDPRALFVAQALVANPADQRSLSEWALTAGGSVRTLTRVFTQGTGMTFAQWRIQVRVRAALTYLAAGVPVSVVSRRVGYETPSAFVAVFRRVTGRTPGSMMKHSNRGPNAPQELLRA